One segment of Actinomyces sp. 432 DNA contains the following:
- a CDS encoding cysteine desulfurase family protein, whose protein sequence is MSSGSTAARVYLDHAATTPVRAEVAEQVAHDLAGDLGGWANPAAQHASGRRAGALLAQARSRLAGALGVDPHEVVFTGSGTEADALAVVGRVLAARAAGVDRPRLVTSPVEHPAVLESARTAAAQLGGEHVQLPVDGAGRVQAGAIGEVLACGAALVSVMAANNETGAVQDLAGIVAAVRAATGTDRPDAPGYVPVHSDAVAAVGRVQLDFHGWGLDALSLSGHKLGAPVGVGALIARRDFSLVAPTGGGRQERGLRSGTQDVVGARALALAVELTVAERTAETARLEALRARLLAGATALAGVHATLPDDAAHLPGTAHLWVEDADAEALLMALDMAGIDVSAGSACHAGVAQPSHVMLAMGYEEGAARATLRCSMGRETGAEDVERLLAVLPDAVHTARRARRRGARRS, encoded by the coding sequence ATGAGTTCCGGGAGTACCGCCGCGCGCGTCTACCTTGACCATGCCGCCACCACGCCCGTGCGGGCGGAGGTGGCCGAGCAGGTCGCCCACGACCTGGCCGGTGATCTGGGCGGGTGGGCTAATCCGGCGGCGCAGCACGCTTCGGGGCGCCGGGCCGGGGCGCTGTTGGCGCAGGCACGTTCCCGGCTGGCTGGGGCACTGGGGGTGGACCCGCATGAGGTGGTCTTCACCGGGAGCGGCACCGAGGCGGACGCACTGGCCGTGGTTGGCCGGGTGCTGGCGGCCCGGGCCGCTGGAGTGGATCGTCCGCGCCTAGTCACCTCCCCGGTTGAGCATCCGGCGGTGCTGGAAAGTGCGCGCACCGCCGCAGCACAGCTGGGCGGCGAGCATGTGCAGCTGCCCGTGGACGGGGCGGGCCGGGTGCAGGCCGGGGCGATTGGCGAGGTACTGGCGTGCGGGGCCGCCCTGGTGAGCGTGATGGCTGCGAACAACGAGACCGGTGCAGTGCAGGACCTGGCCGGGATCGTGGCGGCGGTGCGCGCGGCTACCGGCACCGACCGGCCGGACGCGCCGGGTTACGTGCCTGTGCACAGCGATGCGGTGGCGGCGGTGGGCCGGGTGCAACTGGACTTTCACGGCTGGGGGCTGGATGCGCTGTCGTTGAGCGGGCACAAGCTCGGGGCGCCGGTCGGCGTCGGCGCCCTGATTGCGCGGCGGGACTTCTCCCTGGTGGCGCCGACCGGGGGCGGACGCCAGGAGCGGGGACTGCGCTCGGGCACGCAGGACGTGGTCGGTGCGCGGGCACTGGCGCTGGCCGTGGAGCTGACCGTGGCCGAGCGGACGGCGGAGACGGCACGGCTGGAGGCGCTGCGCGCGCGCCTGCTGGCGGGGGCGACGGCGCTGGCGGGTGTGCACGCGACCCTGCCCGATGACGCGGCGCACCTGCCCGGCACGGCGCACCTGTGGGTGGAGGACGCCGACGCCGAGGCGCTGCTGATGGCGCTGGATATGGCGGGTATCGACGTTTCAGCCGGGTCGGCCTGTCATGCGGGGGTCGCGCAGCCGAGCCACGTCATGCTGGCGATGGGTTACGAGGAAGGGGCGGCGCGGGCGACGCTGCGCTGCTCCATGGGCCGGGAGACGGGCGCCGAGGACGTTGAGCGCCTGCTGGCGGTCCTGCCCGACGCCGTACACACGGCCCGCCGGGCCCGGCGGCGCGGCGCACGGCGCTCATAG
- a CDS encoding zinc-dependent metalloprotease yields MSADPFDEIEQLLAAMFGPQMAADAVGALRASGVDPEQLARISGMGDLSRLTSAQLSGLQAQMQGLFAGAASGTVNWTMGQDLALRTARGDGDPVITAADAEQTSKALAVADLWLDAATDFMPAPGPREAWSRSQWVERTLPVWKDVCAPVADAATGALGDALQHQITRLADSEAASAQMGALGNVMRSMAGTAFGLQLGQAIGELGRQAVAATDVGLPLTREPGTALVPANVTAFAAELEADADQVRLFLAVREAAAARLYAHVPWLRSQLLAAVEAYARGIVIDVDAVEQAVAQVDPNDPEAIRRALESGMFAPQETGAQKEALEHLETLLALVEGWVEVVSARALAPHLPLAVALREMVRRRRIQGGPAEQVFARLIGMEFRPRRVHEAARLWERLGAELGDAERDAFWRHPDVVPTAAELANPDDFLTMRRAAQDMDAEMDADLASLLDGTLGYAAGAKDADAGGGAAREADEPGAAPEDESEQ; encoded by the coding sequence ATGAGCGCGGACCCCTTCGACGAGATCGAGCAGCTGCTTGCCGCGATGTTCGGCCCCCAGATGGCCGCGGACGCGGTGGGTGCCCTGCGGGCCTCCGGTGTTGACCCGGAGCAGCTCGCCCGGATTAGTGGCATGGGAGACCTGTCGCGCCTGACCTCGGCCCAGCTGAGTGGCCTGCAGGCACAGATGCAGGGGCTGTTTGCGGGCGCTGCCAGCGGTACCGTCAACTGGACGATGGGGCAGGACCTGGCGTTGCGTACCGCTCGTGGTGATGGCGACCCGGTCATTACCGCCGCAGATGCTGAACAGACCAGCAAGGCCTTGGCCGTTGCCGACCTCTGGCTCGACGCCGCCACCGACTTCATGCCGGCGCCCGGGCCGCGCGAGGCCTGGTCGCGTTCCCAGTGGGTCGAGCGCACCCTGCCGGTCTGGAAGGATGTATGCGCACCCGTGGCTGATGCAGCCACCGGGGCGCTGGGCGATGCGCTGCAGCACCAGATCACCAGGCTGGCGGACTCCGAGGCCGCGAGCGCCCAGATGGGGGCGCTGGGTAACGTCATGCGTTCCATGGCCGGAACCGCCTTCGGCTTGCAGCTCGGGCAGGCCATCGGCGAGTTGGGCCGCCAGGCGGTTGCCGCCACCGATGTCGGTCTGCCGCTGACCCGCGAGCCGGGGACGGCGCTCGTTCCTGCGAACGTGACGGCCTTTGCCGCCGAGCTGGAGGCCGATGCGGATCAGGTCAGGCTCTTCCTGGCGGTGCGGGAGGCGGCTGCTGCCCGCCTGTACGCCCACGTTCCCTGGCTGCGCAGTCAGCTGCTGGCCGCTGTGGAGGCGTACGCTCGCGGCATCGTGATCGACGTCGACGCCGTTGAGCAGGCAGTCGCCCAGGTGGACCCGAACGATCCGGAGGCGATCCGGCGCGCGCTCGAGTCGGGCATGTTCGCCCCCCAGGAGACGGGCGCCCAGAAGGAGGCCCTGGAGCACCTAGAGACCCTGCTGGCCCTGGTTGAGGGCTGGGTGGAGGTCGTCTCTGCGCGTGCGCTGGCGCCGCATTTGCCACTTGCCGTTGCACTGCGCGAGATGGTCCGGCGCCGCCGTATTCAGGGCGGGCCGGCGGAGCAGGTATTCGCCCGCCTGATCGGGATGGAGTTCCGGCCCCGCCGCGTACATGAGGCCGCACGGCTGTGGGAGAGGCTGGGCGCGGAACTGGGGGACGCCGAGCGCGATGCGTTCTGGCGTCATCCCGACGTCGTGCCGACCGCTGCCGAGCTGGCCAACCCGGACGACTTCCTGACCATGCGGCGTGCCGCCCAGGACATGGATGCGGAGATGGACGCGGACCTGGCCTCCCTGCTGGACGGTACGCTCGGTTACGCCGCTGGCGCCAAGGACGCCGACGCGGGCGGCGGGGCCGCGCGCGAGGCGGATGAGCCGGGAGCCGCCCCGGAGGACGAGTCTGAGCAGTGA
- the nudC gene encoding NAD(+) diphosphatase has product MTSAPQPAPDRLAPGTTGTTARSLSRATTDRDAERRGEPGLLDRLAADPATRLLLVDARGRVALDAPATAADLPDDGLAPAVPHDRDDAVWRPGHAADAPSAVRPRLAPLTAADVDATGLTRLYLGRERGSGTGDAAGAAWIAVVVPTDDVATPTDAEGASRPHPSLMRAMERFPLSALRAVGAELDAHDAGLATPATALAAWHARSGFCPLCGGRTQIVQAGWARRCTSCEALSFPRTDPAVIMAVTDDADRIVLVHGATWEQHRYSTVAGFVEAGEPAEAAVVREVAEETGLKVASVEFVASQPWPFPRSLMLGYRARLAPGEHLARPDGAEVTDAIVLSRTELADAVAAGTVILPGRTSIARMLIEDWYGAPIG; this is encoded by the coding sequence ATGACCTCCGCCCCGCAGCCAGCCCCCGACCGTCTCGCTCCCGGAACCACAGGGACCACTGCCCGCTCCCTGTCACGCGCCACGACCGACCGTGACGCCGAGCGCCGCGGCGAGCCTGGCCTGCTCGACCGGCTTGCCGCAGACCCAGCCACTCGCCTGCTGCTGGTGGACGCCCGCGGACGCGTCGCCCTGGATGCCCCGGCCACCGCCGCGGACCTGCCCGACGACGGCCTCGCCCCCGCCGTGCCGCATGACCGCGACGACGCCGTCTGGCGGCCCGGCCACGCAGCCGACGCCCCCAGCGCTGTCCGTCCCCGGCTCGCGCCCCTGACCGCCGCCGACGTAGACGCCACCGGCCTGACCCGCTTGTACCTGGGGCGTGAACGCGGCAGCGGCACCGGCGATGCCGCTGGGGCCGCCTGGATCGCCGTCGTCGTTCCCACCGACGACGTCGCCACCCCCACCGACGCCGAGGGCGCCAGCCGCCCCCACCCCTCCCTAATGCGGGCAATGGAGCGCTTCCCGCTATCAGCACTACGGGCCGTCGGCGCCGAACTGGATGCCCACGACGCCGGGCTGGCGACCCCCGCCACTGCCCTGGCCGCCTGGCACGCCCGCTCCGGCTTCTGCCCCCTGTGCGGCGGCCGCACCCAGATCGTCCAGGCCGGCTGGGCACGGCGCTGCACCAGCTGCGAGGCCCTCAGCTTTCCCCGCACCGACCCCGCCGTCATCATGGCCGTCACCGACGACGCCGACCGCATCGTGCTGGTCCACGGTGCCACCTGGGAGCAACACCGCTACTCCACAGTCGCCGGCTTCGTGGAGGCTGGTGAGCCCGCCGAGGCCGCCGTTGTCCGCGAGGTAGCCGAGGAGACCGGGCTGAAAGTGGCCAGCGTGGAGTTCGTCGCCAGCCAGCCCTGGCCCTTTCCGCGCTCCCTCATGCTCGGCTACCGGGCGCGGCTGGCACCCGGCGAGCACCTGGCGCGCCCCGATGGCGCAGAGGTGACCGATGCGATCGTGCTCAGCCGCACCGAGCTTGCAGACGCCGTAGCCGCCGGCACCGTCATCCTGCCCGGGCGGACCTCAATCGCCAGGATGTTGATAGAGGACTGGTACGGCGCCCCCATCGGCTGA
- a CDS encoding YlbL family protein: protein MDTSADSPEPGQSAVPAAATSSAAGTDPDGEDAAVAAGCAAPQAPHARLRGRRRSRLLIGLALAAALVIAGATVPVNKVIQAPGPTWNVLAGPSDGAEEDLLTVTGTQTYETTGALRMTTVSVSGCPGYPVTFFMLVDAWLSSDKTVLDREQVCPKTLTAEQVEEVNQAQMTSSQDAAVVAALMETGHAPRMVLTIEGTAEEQAGSDLQAGDVLKSITTAGTRTTIDSYPQLRDLLTTIDPGTPVTLQVERDGADVDVTLSTITPQDADGDGRPDSEGSLLGLSLSARADSDVDASFGLSDVGGPSAGTIFALGIIDEITPGDLTGGKDIAGTGTISIDGTVGAIGGIRQKMAGARKDGSDYFLAPAANCQEVVGNVPNGLEVYAVGTLHEAVSTVQAIAADDTDGLMTCEAVLAAD, encoded by the coding sequence GTGGATACCTCAGCCGATTCTCCCGAACCGGGCCAATCGGCTGTGCCCGCGGCCGCGACGAGTTCCGCGGCAGGCACAGACCCTGACGGGGAGGATGCCGCCGTGGCCGCAGGCTGTGCCGCACCGCAGGCCCCTCACGCCCGTCTCCGCGGGCGCCGCCGCTCCCGACTGCTGATCGGTCTGGCGCTGGCGGCCGCATTGGTGATCGCAGGCGCGACCGTGCCGGTCAATAAGGTCATCCAGGCGCCTGGCCCTACCTGGAACGTGCTGGCAGGCCCGTCCGACGGCGCTGAGGAGGACCTGCTGACTGTCACCGGCACCCAGACCTACGAGACAACCGGCGCCCTGCGCATGACCACAGTGTCAGTATCGGGTTGCCCGGGCTACCCCGTGACGTTCTTCATGCTCGTGGACGCCTGGCTCAGTAGTGACAAGACGGTCCTGGACCGGGAGCAGGTGTGCCCGAAGACCCTGACCGCTGAACAGGTTGAAGAGGTCAACCAGGCGCAAATGACCAGTTCCCAGGATGCGGCCGTGGTAGCCGCTCTGATGGAGACAGGGCACGCCCCGCGCATGGTCCTCACAATCGAGGGTACGGCAGAGGAACAGGCCGGCAGCGACCTTCAGGCCGGTGACGTGCTGAAGTCCATTACCACCGCCGGCACCCGGACCACCATTGACTCCTACCCGCAGCTGCGTGATCTGCTGACCACGATTGACCCGGGAACGCCAGTGACGCTGCAAGTGGAGCGAGACGGGGCCGACGTCGATGTCACGCTGAGCACCATCACGCCCCAGGACGCCGATGGGGATGGCCGGCCGGACTCAGAGGGGTCCTTGCTGGGCTTGAGCCTGTCCGCCCGGGCGGACTCCGACGTCGACGCCTCCTTCGGCCTGTCGGACGTGGGTGGTCCGAGCGCCGGCACCATCTTCGCCCTGGGGATCATCGATGAGATCACGCCCGGAGACCTCACCGGCGGCAAGGACATTGCGGGCACAGGCACTATCTCCATAGATGGGACAGTCGGCGCGATCGGCGGTATCAGGCAGAAGATGGCGGGGGCGCGCAAGGACGGCTCCGACTACTTCCTGGCCCCGGCCGCCAACTGCCAGGAAGTGGTGGGCAATGTCCCCAATGGCCTGGAGGTCTACGCCGTGGGCACCTTGCACGAGGCCGTGAGCACGGTACAGGCGATCGCAGCCGATGACACGGACGGACTGATGACCTGCGAAGCCGTGCTCGCCGCCGACTGA
- a CDS encoding DUF6318 family protein, producing MPTHPSKPHASTRHHQARAAAAHPHAPKPARRADHVRRAGALAICLALLGAGCSHAANRTTYTPTWTPPATASASATPTLSPQQAAARATALAMDKPQAYTPEFTPDGAAQAATYFLNLYPYVHATGDLDAWKKMSDDNCEFCAKVITNATARHESGGWADPWEQEITPLEWWTDQDDPNRYVVRAQVASEAHTGRSANGDVTTVESSDSIFLVQLRWVDNDWLIEEVALEEGDTE from the coding sequence ATGCCCACACACCCAAGCAAGCCACACGCCAGCACCCGCCACCACCAGGCCCGCGCCGCTGCCGCACACCCCCATGCGCCGAAACCTGCGCGCCGAGCGGATCACGTGCGCCGAGCCGGCGCACTGGCCATCTGCCTCGCCCTACTGGGCGCCGGCTGCTCACACGCCGCCAACCGCACCACCTACACCCCCACCTGGACCCCACCCGCCACAGCCAGCGCTAGCGCTACACCCACGCTCTCACCCCAGCAGGCCGCCGCCAGGGCCACCGCCCTGGCCATGGACAAGCCCCAGGCCTACACCCCCGAGTTCACCCCCGACGGCGCAGCCCAGGCAGCCACATACTTCCTCAACCTCTACCCGTACGTGCACGCCACCGGCGACCTGGACGCCTGGAAGAAGATGAGCGACGACAACTGCGAATTCTGCGCCAAGGTGATAACGAACGCCACCGCACGGCATGAATCTGGTGGGTGGGCAGACCCGTGGGAGCAGGAGATCACCCCCCTGGAGTGGTGGACCGACCAGGACGACCCCAACCGCTACGTCGTACGCGCACAAGTAGCATCCGAAGCCCACACGGGTCGTTCAGCAAATGGAGATGTCACAACAGTTGAATCCTCAGACTCCATTTTCTTGGTTCAACTCCGCTGGGTCGACAATGATTGGCTAATCGAAGAAGTCGCACTGGAAGAGGGTGACACGGAATGA
- a CDS encoding thiamine biosynthesis protein ThiF — protein sequence MRFRGQSPVLWRAPGESQIGAEQGHATILSGLTSGEQQLLDRLPAEIQPGGVYRAARWSRVPLERAREIIGDLKEAGVIDTSPEPPDNADAVYWNRLTADPSERAARLRAGAVAIRGGGELARDVICLLVEAGVVTILPDDCTLEEWAQSLSPQVRTRAPLDRSPDVVLTLDGHVIDPVCARDLARAGVTQLPVVVREVSVRVGPLVTEDSPVCTTCLDLWERDADPSWPSLATQLRLLPAPVMERLLLHQAAALAARAVVDVITGRGDLWEGRSVELTAAEPVGTERRWHPHPECLCQRVTDGEAHADAAAPGTTGTAGGTHTLLWVTDSLG from the coding sequence ATGCGCTTCCGTGGCCAGTCCCCCGTCCTGTGGCGTGCCCCCGGTGAGAGCCAGATCGGCGCGGAGCAGGGGCATGCGACGATCCTCTCGGGGCTGACCAGCGGCGAGCAGCAGCTACTGGACCGGCTCCCCGCAGAAATCCAACCCGGCGGCGTGTACCGGGCCGCCCGTTGGAGTCGGGTCCCCCTGGAAAGAGCGCGAGAGATCATTGGCGACCTGAAAGAGGCCGGCGTCATCGACACCTCCCCCGAGCCTCCTGACAACGCGGACGCGGTCTACTGGAATCGGCTGACCGCGGACCCCTCCGAGCGCGCAGCGCGGCTGCGCGCCGGCGCCGTCGCCATCCGTGGCGGCGGAGAGCTGGCCCGTGACGTCATCTGCCTACTGGTGGAGGCCGGGGTAGTCACGATCCTGCCCGACGACTGCACGCTGGAGGAATGGGCTCAGAGCCTGTCCCCGCAGGTTCGCACCCGGGCGCCGCTGGACCGGAGCCCGGACGTGGTCCTGACCCTGGACGGTCATGTCATCGACCCGGTGTGCGCGCGTGACCTGGCGCGGGCCGGGGTCACGCAGCTGCCGGTGGTGGTGCGGGAGGTCAGTGTGCGGGTGGGGCCCCTAGTGACCGAGGACTCCCCGGTATGCACTACCTGCCTGGACCTGTGGGAACGCGACGCCGATCCCAGCTGGCCCTCCCTGGCCACCCAGTTACGCCTGCTGCCGGCACCGGTGATGGAGCGCCTGCTGCTGCATCAGGCTGCGGCATTGGCGGCGCGTGCGGTGGTGGATGTCATCACCGGTCGCGGAGACTTGTGGGAGGGCCGTAGCGTCGAGCTGACCGCAGCCGAGCCCGTGGGCACGGAACGCCGCTGGCACCCGCATCCCGAGTGCCTGTGCCAGCGGGTGACGGACGGTGAGGCGCACGCTGATGCAGCGGCGCCCGGTACCACTGGAACGGCGGGCGGCACGCATACGCTGCTATGGGTCACTGACTCTCTAGGGTGA
- a CDS encoding PPA1309 family protein encodes MIEDTSQDPTGSPSAKPVNRPTAPRQAALRRVVVQLEEHAASSGWDAPVGVFALVRTAAALQEDPMLERMLDADALAEARTDPEALTAIEQGDLPPVDSLEELLAGIVWPEEVDGTAISTERMLLPDEAEREAAAIRDPQKRSAYLASRPDRDDVRIVVGVLRSGESWCALRTRSHDSADAVVAGESLVPGLVEALRNTLQ; translated from the coding sequence ATGATCGAGGATACGAGCCAGGATCCCACCGGGAGCCCGAGCGCGAAACCCGTCAACCGCCCCACCGCCCCCCGGCAGGCGGCCCTCAGGCGCGTGGTCGTCCAGCTGGAGGAGCATGCCGCCAGCAGTGGCTGGGACGCTCCCGTGGGTGTCTTCGCACTGGTGCGCACCGCCGCGGCCCTGCAGGAGGACCCCATGCTGGAACGGATGCTCGACGCCGACGCGCTCGCGGAGGCGCGCACGGATCCGGAGGCACTCACCGCCATTGAGCAGGGCGACCTGCCACCGGTAGACAGCCTGGAGGAGCTGCTGGCAGGGATCGTCTGGCCCGAGGAGGTCGACGGCACCGCCATATCCACGGAACGGATGCTGCTTCCCGACGAGGCGGAGCGGGAAGCAGCCGCGATCAGGGATCCGCAGAAGCGCTCCGCCTACCTGGCGTCCCGGCCGGACCGGGACGACGTGCGGATCGTCGTGGGCGTGCTCCGCTCCGGGGAGTCCTGGTGCGCCCTGCGCACCCGCTCCCATGACTCGGCGGACGCGGTAGTGGCCGGCGAGAGCCTCGTACCTGGCCTGGTGGAGGCACTGCGGAACACTCTGCAATAG
- a CDS encoding ATP-dependent DNA helicase UvrD2, which yields MNDHAPAPDAPRPAGAPAALPSPAQLLDALDPDQRQVAEHLEGALCVLAGAGTGKTRAITYRIAHGVAVGAYQPTQVLAVTFTARAAGEMRSRLTDLGVHGAQARTFHSAALRQLTYFWPTAIGGRRHEIERYKGRLVGTAAHRLGLSTDRALIRDLAAEVEWAKVTMTLPEDYAQAAAAQGRVGVGDLDPATVARLLAVYEEVKAERGVIDFEDVLLLMVGILKDREDIAAQIRGQYKHFVVDEYQDVSPLQQRLLDLWLGRRRQLCVVGDVSQTIYSFTGATPDFLTGFASRYDGARTVRLTRDYRSTPQVVSLANRVLSRSRRSAGALSLPPGAVQLQAQRPSGPAVRFEAYDDDVAEAAGVVAQVQRLQTAGVPLSEIAVLYRTNSQSEVVEQALADAGIGYLVRGGERFFEREEVKRAMVLLRAAARTERAALTGDPGADARMVLSREGWSEQPPAARGAMRERWDSLNAIVELADQLGERRGADLDGLVAELAARADAQNAPTVEGVTLSSLHAAKGLEWDAVLLIGACEGLLPISLAEGPAAIEEERRLLYVGVTRAREHLVISYARARNPGGRAARKPSRFLDGIWPTDAGSPAGRRSGAGSGARARAKQAAADFEAENDPSTVALFEQLRAWRSQVAKAGSKPAYTVFADATLRSIAVVKPSVLPQLSLIRGVGAVKLKEYGPDVLRVVREFTLESQ from the coding sequence ATGAACGACCATGCCCCGGCGCCCGACGCCCCGCGCCCCGCGGGCGCGCCCGCCGCTCTGCCCAGCCCCGCCCAGCTGCTCGACGCCCTCGACCCCGATCAGCGCCAAGTCGCCGAGCATCTGGAAGGAGCCCTGTGCGTGCTGGCAGGCGCCGGCACCGGCAAGACCCGGGCGATCACCTACCGGATCGCCCATGGCGTGGCGGTGGGCGCCTATCAGCCCACCCAGGTCCTGGCTGTGACCTTCACCGCCCGCGCCGCCGGGGAGATGCGCTCACGGCTTACGGACTTGGGGGTGCATGGCGCCCAGGCCCGCACCTTCCACTCCGCCGCGCTGCGCCAGCTGACCTACTTCTGGCCCACCGCCATCGGCGGGCGCCGCCATGAGATTGAGCGCTACAAGGGCCGCCTGGTGGGCACCGCAGCCCACCGCCTGGGCCTGAGCACGGACCGCGCCCTGATCCGCGACCTGGCGGCCGAGGTCGAGTGGGCTAAGGTCACCATGACCCTGCCGGAGGACTACGCCCAGGCGGCCGCCGCCCAGGGGCGCGTCGGCGTCGGCGACCTCGACCCGGCCACCGTCGCCCGGCTGCTTGCCGTCTACGAGGAGGTCAAGGCGGAGCGGGGCGTGATCGACTTTGAGGACGTGCTTCTGCTGATGGTCGGCATCCTCAAGGACCGGGAGGACATCGCTGCCCAGATTCGCGGCCAGTACAAGCACTTCGTGGTCGACGAGTACCAGGACGTCTCCCCGCTCCAGCAGCGGCTGCTCGACCTGTGGCTCGGGCGACGCCGCCAGCTGTGCGTGGTCGGCGACGTCTCCCAGACCATCTACTCCTTTACCGGCGCCACCCCCGACTTCCTCACCGGCTTCGCGTCCCGCTACGACGGCGCCCGCACCGTGCGGCTGACCCGCGACTACCGCTCCACCCCCCAGGTGGTGTCCCTGGCCAACCGGGTGCTGTCGCGCTCGCGGCGCAGTGCCGGGGCCCTGTCCCTGCCTCCCGGGGCGGTGCAGTTGCAGGCGCAGCGGCCCTCCGGCCCCGCGGTGCGCTTCGAGGCGTACGACGACGACGTCGCCGAGGCCGCCGGAGTAGTCGCCCAGGTGCAGAGGCTGCAGACCGCCGGTGTGCCTCTGTCCGAGATCGCCGTCCTGTACCGCACCAACTCCCAGTCCGAGGTGGTTGAGCAGGCACTGGCCGACGCCGGCATCGGGTACCTGGTGCGCGGCGGGGAGCGCTTCTTCGAGCGGGAGGAGGTCAAACGCGCCATGGTGCTGCTGCGGGCCGCGGCCCGCACCGAGCGCGCCGCTCTCACCGGGGATCCGGGCGCGGACGCCCGCATGGTGCTGTCCCGGGAGGGCTGGAGCGAGCAGCCGCCCGCCGCCCGCGGCGCCATGCGGGAGCGCTGGGACTCCCTGAATGCGATCGTGGAACTGGCCGACCAGCTCGGCGAGCGGCGCGGCGCGGATCTGGACGGTCTGGTAGCTGAGCTCGCGGCCCGCGCGGACGCCCAGAACGCGCCCACTGTCGAGGGCGTCACCCTGTCCTCCCTGCACGCCGCCAAGGGACTGGAATGGGATGCGGTACTGCTCATCGGCGCATGCGAGGGGCTGCTGCCGATCTCCCTGGCCGAAGGACCCGCCGCGATTGAGGAGGAGCGGCGCCTGCTGTACGTGGGTGTCACCCGCGCCCGCGAGCACCTGGTGATCTCCTACGCGCGCGCTCGCAACCCCGGCGGTCGCGCCGCGCGCAAGCCCTCCCGCTTCCTAGACGGCATCTGGCCCACCGACGCCGGCTCCCCCGCGGGCCGCCGCTCCGGCGCAGGGTCAGGCGCGCGCGCTCGCGCCAAGCAGGCGGCCGCCGACTTCGAGGCCGAGAATGACCCGTCCACCGTTGCACTGTTCGAGCAGCTGCGCGCCTGGCGCTCCCAGGTCGCCAAGGCGGGATCGAAGCCGGCGTACACCGTGTTCGCCGATGCCACCCTGCGCTCGATCGCCGTCGTAAAGCCGAGCGTGCTACCGCAGCTATCGCTTATCCGTGGGGTGGGCGCAGTCAAGCTCAAGGAATACGGGCCCGATGTGCTGCGGGTGGTGCGTGAATTCACCCTAGAGAGTCAGTGA
- a CDS encoding zinc transporter, translated as MAVTGRTSYEVAYSTPGTPVGGGYYPSGGAGGTANQYATPETEADPGTCGTATLGAALSTKNASALCAPDPAAPAAAAGAGTTTVITVTATDAATLLADGSGITRQPPGPEVLLTKDFITYTSPDTQVLTTTIAGTPVTIHATPTTYTWNWGDGTTTTTTDPGAPWPGQTNTHRYTHTAQDVTTTLTTTWKATYTPAGGTTTPITGTITTTNTTTPYNIVRTITYLTDQAETQQEH; from the coding sequence GTGGCTGTTACGGGTAGGACGTCCTACGAGGTGGCCTACTCCACCCCGGGCACCCCGGTCGGCGGGGGCTACTACCCCTCCGGCGGGGCCGGTGGCACGGCTAACCAGTACGCCACGCCCGAGACCGAGGCAGACCCCGGCACGTGCGGCACCGCGACCCTAGGCGCAGCCCTTTCCACCAAAAACGCCTCCGCGTTATGCGCCCCAGACCCCGCCGCCCCGGCCGCCGCGGCCGGCGCCGGCACCACCACGGTCATCACCGTCACCGCCACCGACGCAGCCACCCTCCTAGCCGACGGCTCCGGCATCACCCGCCAGCCCCCAGGCCCAGAAGTACTACTAACCAAGGACTTCATCACCTACACCAGCCCCGACACCCAGGTACTAACCACCACCATCGCCGGCACCCCCGTCACCATCCACGCCACCCCCACCACCTACACCTGGAACTGGGGCGACGGCACCACCACCACAACCACCGACCCCGGAGCCCCCTGGCCGGGCCAGACCAACACCCACCGCTACACCCACACCGCCCAAGACGTAACCACCACACTCACCACCACCTGGAAAGCCACCTACACCCCCGCAGGCGGCACCACCACCCCCATCACCGGAACCATCACCACCACCAACACCACCACCCCATACAACATCGTCCGCACCATCACCTACCTCACCGACCAAGCCGAAACCCAACAAGAACACTAA